The following coding sequences lie in one Candidatus Melainabacteria bacterium genomic window:
- the thiC gene encoding phosphomethylpyrimidine synthase ThiC — protein MIEPFPASTKVYVTSAEHDDVRVPMRSIILSDKSLDSVVVYDTSGPYTDPDYLVDINVGLPAVRGAWIEQRNDSLPYEGHIESAIFLDSIGPQHVVRKGLTRSPRKAQAGKNVTQMHYARRGIITKEMEFIAIRENQLRQASHSGSASNLSHERNSRLKGVPFRADFSSSITPEFVRQEVAAGRAIIPANINHPELEPMIIGRNFLTKINANIGNSAVSSSIEEEVEKLCWSIKWGADTVMDLSTGNDIHVTRDFILRNSPVPIGTVPIYQALAKVGDVAENLTWDIFRETLIEQAEQGVDYFTIHAGVLLRHLQLTNDRVTGIVSRGGAIMAKWCLTHHQENFIYTHFEEICEIAKAYDIAFSLGDGLRPGSIADANDAAQFAELETLGELTKLAWKHDVQVMIEGPGHVPMHLIKENVDRQMEVCSEAPFYTLGPLTTDIAPGYDHITSAIGAAMIGWFGTAMLCYVTPKEHLGLPDRDDVKAGVIAYKIAAHAADLAKGHPAARRRDDALSLARFEFRWYDQFHLSLDPETALQYHDQSLPAEAAKQAHFCSMCGPKFCSMNLTQELRQIPVSEG, from the coding sequence ATGATTGAGCCTTTTCCGGCATCTACAAAGGTATACGTGACCAGTGCTGAACACGACGATGTTCGAGTGCCAATGCGTTCAATAATTCTTTCCGACAAGTCGTTAGATTCGGTCGTTGTGTATGACACGTCAGGTCCATACACAGACCCTGACTATTTAGTTGACATAAACGTTGGTCTGCCTGCGGTGCGGGGCGCGTGGATCGAGCAACGGAATGATTCTTTGCCTTATGAGGGGCATATTGAATCTGCAATTTTTCTCGATTCGATTGGCCCGCAACACGTTGTCAGAAAAGGTCTGACGCGGTCTCCTCGTAAGGCTCAAGCTGGCAAAAACGTAACGCAGATGCATTACGCGAGACGCGGAATCATCACTAAAGAAATGGAATTTATTGCTATTCGAGAGAACCAGCTCAGGCAAGCATCGCACTCGGGCTCTGCATCGAACCTGTCGCATGAGCGCAACAGCAGGCTAAAAGGTGTTCCGTTTCGGGCTGATTTCTCAAGTTCGATTACTCCTGAGTTTGTGCGTCAAGAAGTCGCAGCCGGTAGGGCGATAATTCCTGCGAATATCAATCATCCTGAACTTGAGCCAATGATAATTGGTCGTAATTTTTTGACCAAGATCAATGCCAATATTGGTAATTCTGCCGTCTCTTCGAGTATCGAAGAAGAAGTAGAGAAGTTGTGTTGGTCTATAAAGTGGGGGGCTGACACTGTCATGGATCTCTCCACCGGAAACGATATCCACGTTACGCGGGACTTTATTTTGCGTAATTCTCCTGTTCCGATTGGAACGGTGCCAATCTATCAGGCGCTTGCGAAGGTAGGCGATGTTGCAGAAAATCTGACATGGGATATATTTCGCGAGACCTTAATTGAGCAGGCTGAGCAAGGTGTGGACTATTTCACGATTCACGCGGGCGTTCTTCTGCGACATCTTCAGCTGACTAACGATCGCGTTACTGGGATCGTTTCTCGCGGCGGAGCAATCATGGCTAAATGGTGCTTGACTCATCACCAGGAGAACTTCATTTACACTCATTTCGAGGAGATTTGCGAGATCGCTAAGGCTTATGACATTGCGTTCTCTTTAGGTGACGGTCTGCGCCCCGGTTCTATTGCTGATGCTAATGATGCTGCACAGTTTGCTGAGTTGGAGACTCTGGGCGAACTAACGAAGCTTGCCTGGAAACACGACGTGCAGGTCATGATTGAGGGACCTGGACACGTTCCTATGCATTTGATCAAAGAGAATGTCGACCGTCAAATGGAGGTATGTTCGGAGGCACCATTTTACACTCTCGGTCCTCTGACCACAGATATTGCTCCGGGCTACGACCACATCACAAGTGCTATCGGTGCTGCCATGATTGGCTGGTTCGGCACCGCCATGCTTTGTTACGTCACACCTAAAGAGCACTTGGGCCTTCCTGACCGCGATGATGTGAAGGCGGGTGTCATTGCCTATAAAATTGCTGCACATGCAGCCGATCTGGCGAAAGGACATCCAGCGGCCAGAAGGCGAGATGATGCTCTTTCGTTGGCTCGCTTCGAGTTTCGTTGGTACGACCAGTTTCACTTGTCTTTGGATCCTGAAACGGCTCTTCAGTATCACGATCAGTCATTACCTGCGGAAGCCGCTAAACAAGCTCATTTCTGTTCAATGTGTGGTCCTAAGTTCTGTTCTATGAACTTGACTCAGGAACTGCGGCAAATACCTGTTAGTGAAGGCTGA
- a CDS encoding thiazole synthase: MWTVAGQSLKSRMFIGSALYESPAVMQEALIASGADVVTVSLRRQGSDAKTANGFWQFLRELNLRILPNTAGCRTEQEAVTTANLAREIFGTNWIKLEVIGDDYALHPDPFQLLSTAKTLIAQGFEIFPYCTADLVVAQRLVDAGCNILMPLAAPIGTGLGITDLRSLETLRERLPKVTLIVDAGLGKPSHAAQVMELGYDGILLNSAVALADDAVKMARAFKTAVVSGRLGFEAGLMKPRKSASASTPVIGTPFWQQSQTVSVVES; this comes from the coding sequence ATGTGGACCGTAGCTGGACAATCTCTTAAAAGTCGTATGTTTATAGGCTCGGCCTTGTATGAATCGCCGGCTGTTATGCAGGAGGCATTGATCGCCTCTGGTGCTGATGTTGTCACTGTCTCTTTGCGTAGGCAGGGCTCTGATGCGAAAACTGCAAATGGATTTTGGCAATTTTTGCGTGAATTGAATTTGAGAATATTGCCAAACACAGCCGGTTGTCGTACAGAGCAGGAAGCTGTCACGACTGCGAATCTAGCGCGAGAAATATTCGGAACAAACTGGATTAAGTTGGAAGTTATCGGTGATGATTACGCATTGCATCCGGATCCTTTTCAGCTTTTGAGCACGGCAAAAACTCTCATAGCGCAAGGATTTGAGATATTTCCATATTGCACTGCAGATCTCGTTGTTGCGCAGCGTCTAGTGGATGCAGGCTGCAATATTTTGATGCCTCTTGCAGCACCGATTGGCACCGGGTTGGGGATCACTGATTTGCGTTCACTTGAAACCCTAAGGGAAAGGCTCCCGAAAGTTACCTTAATAGTTGATGCGGGTTTAGGCAAACCTTCTCATGCAGCTCAGGTTATGGAACTGGGTTACGATGGGATTTTGTTAAATTCAGCTGTTGCGCTAGCTGATGATGCAGTCAAAATGGCCAGGGCTTTTAAAACAGCTGTAGTGTCTGGAAGACTTGGTTTTGAAGCTGGGCTGATGAAACCGAGGAAATCTGCTTCTGCGAGTACGCCTGTGATCGGCACACCATTCTGGCAGCAGTCACAAACCGTTTCGGTGGTTGAATCATGA
- the thiS gene encoding sulfur carrier protein ThiS, translating to MQLTINGQQADVPAKTLDELLLLLGHTDRWFAVALDGMHIPRDVWSHTELREFQAVEILSPMQGG from the coding sequence GTGCAACTGACGATTAATGGGCAGCAGGCTGACGTCCCTGCAAAAACACTGGATGAACTGTTACTGCTTCTCGGGCACACTGACAGATGGTTTGCAGTAGCCCTGGATGGAATGCATATTCCCAGAGATGTCTGGAGTCATACCGAACTGCGTGAGTTCCAGGCTGTAGAAATACTTTCGCCGATGCAAGGAGGCTGA
- a CDS encoding PAS domain S-box protein, whose product MKFTLSRQVYLLICIPLILQICFVSVLIWLVNAANEKTLIQAELKEKISTLEDLYSLPVQMRNAATNYVATSNDADLSEYERARQQMRSDIDKLLKMTQSEASQLSLIKRLDRDITDGLRSVDDFMALMQTDKTDVLGKFSDLKQTLIPIEIDDVKLIRSFVVELKNEDNKRPNIQKELSDQIITLILLSMSANVLVVVCLAVWFNMGTAARLGVLMQNTALLAMGKELLPPSKGSDEISDLDEVFHKMAAVLREAEQKERAIVENAVDVICSLDADGKFLRVSPASATVWQIQPEDLIGQRVIQLCVPEQRESFAQTLKSLVSSPHKSEFETLMQLPDGNQQHILWSVQWSRAENALFCVAHDITERKRNEEALKESEARTRSIIDTMPVGLILFDRSGTVELVNPMMRKMFRRHRSDELLGSKLTDLYLTPAPNSDKKLDELFEKASGRFHEVTAVRADSSEFPAEVLVTPFGGPGSGRLLGIITDVTERHEIERFKNEFLGVVSHELRNPLTAIRGSLKMMMVGALGQQTEQAQKAITIAERSATRLIGLVNDLLDAEKLEAGKLDMQFELRPLYPILEMSVESVKAFADEHNVSVQYQQTASQVYADDHRIVQVLINLLSNAIKYSPKGSTVLIDVVPGTDMDEVRITDQGRGIPPSHVNSLFQRFKQVERTDATAKGGTGLGLVICKAIIEQHMGSIGVESELGHGSTFWFKLPNRDASAVASESSLMMDSRRQPEIL is encoded by the coding sequence TTGAAATTTACTCTTTCTCGCCAAGTTTACTTGTTGATTTGCATTCCGCTGATTCTTCAGATTTGCTTTGTTTCAGTCTTAATCTGGCTGGTGAATGCAGCTAACGAAAAGACTCTGATACAGGCAGAGCTCAAGGAAAAGATTTCGACACTCGAAGATTTGTACTCCTTGCCGGTTCAAATGCGAAATGCTGCGACCAACTATGTTGCGACTTCCAATGATGCTGATTTGTCAGAATACGAAAGAGCACGGCAACAAATGCGCAGCGACATTGATAAGCTTCTGAAGATGACTCAATCTGAAGCGAGTCAGTTGTCTCTGATCAAGCGACTGGATAGAGACATTACCGACGGACTTCGCAGTGTTGACGACTTTATGGCGTTAATGCAAACGGACAAAACTGATGTTTTGGGCAAATTTAGTGACTTAAAGCAGACTCTAATTCCTATTGAAATAGACGACGTTAAACTGATACGCAGTTTCGTGGTTGAACTGAAGAACGAAGACAATAAGCGACCTAATATTCAAAAAGAACTGAGCGATCAAATCATCACGCTGATTTTGCTCAGTATGTCAGCAAATGTTTTGGTCGTCGTTTGTCTTGCTGTGTGGTTCAACATGGGTACGGCAGCCCGGTTAGGTGTTCTTATGCAGAATACGGCTTTGCTTGCAATGGGGAAAGAGTTGCTTCCACCCAGCAAAGGGTCTGACGAAATAAGTGATCTGGATGAGGTATTTCACAAAATGGCCGCGGTATTGCGTGAAGCGGAACAGAAAGAGCGAGCAATAGTCGAGAACGCTGTAGACGTAATCTGTTCACTCGATGCTGACGGGAAGTTTCTCAGAGTCAGTCCCGCTTCAGCGACAGTGTGGCAAATTCAGCCAGAAGACTTGATTGGGCAGCGTGTTATTCAGTTGTGCGTACCGGAGCAACGTGAGTCGTTTGCGCAAACTTTGAAATCACTTGTTTCATCTCCTCACAAATCGGAATTTGAGACTCTTATGCAACTGCCCGACGGTAATCAGCAGCACATTCTTTGGTCCGTTCAGTGGTCGAGAGCGGAGAATGCATTGTTTTGCGTTGCTCATGATATTACTGAGCGTAAAAGAAATGAAGAGGCTCTAAAGGAGAGCGAGGCCAGAACTCGCTCAATCATAGATACTATGCCAGTCGGTTTGATTCTATTCGATCGTAGCGGCACTGTCGAACTGGTTAATCCGATGATGCGAAAAATGTTTCGAAGGCATCGCAGTGATGAATTGCTCGGCTCAAAACTGACTGATCTTTATTTGACACCAGCCCCTAATTCAGACAAAAAACTCGACGAATTGTTCGAAAAGGCATCAGGGCGATTTCATGAAGTGACAGCAGTTCGAGCGGACTCAAGCGAGTTTCCCGCCGAAGTGCTTGTCACTCCATTTGGTGGTCCTGGTTCAGGACGGCTTCTGGGCATAATTACGGATGTCACTGAACGTCATGAAATCGAGCGGTTCAAAAACGAATTTCTGGGCGTCGTCAGTCACGAATTGCGTAATCCACTTACCGCCATCCGCGGATCACTGAAGATGATGATGGTGGGTGCGTTGGGTCAACAAACTGAGCAAGCACAGAAAGCAATTACGATTGCTGAACGAAGTGCTACTAGATTGATAGGTCTGGTAAATGATCTTCTTGATGCAGAAAAGTTGGAAGCAGGAAAACTCGATATGCAGTTTGAATTGCGTCCGCTTTATCCGATTCTTGAAATGTCGGTGGAGTCAGTCAAAGCGTTCGCTGATGAGCACAATGTGTCGGTTCAATATCAGCAAACTGCCAGCCAGGTTTATGCCGATGATCATCGCATCGTACAGGTTTTGATCAATCTTCTTTCGAACGCAATTAAGTATTCACCGAAAGGATCCACGGTTCTTATAGACGTCGTTCCTGGTACCGATATGGATGAAGTTAGAATTACAGACCAGGGACGGGGGATTCCACCTTCCCATGTTAATTCATTGTTTCAGAGATTCAAGCAAGTGGAGCGAACCGATGCTACAGCAAAGGGTGGAACCGGTTTGGGACTTGTAATTTGTAAAGCAATCATCGAGCAGCATATGGGCTCAATAGGTGTGGAGAGCGAGTTGGGGCATGGTTCTACCTTTTGGTTTAAATTGCCAAATCGAGATGCATCGGCCGTTGCCAGTGAATCAAGCTTGATGATGGATTCCCGGCGACAACCTGAGATTTTGTGA
- a CDS encoding sel1 repeat family protein — translation MQYRYVNGEHELMMRTLAITACPVPELRAGADFLLSVMYQTGYLVPRNIHRAWGLCRRAATKGYIQAQMTLKTIVERSDSSNPFFQSSLDWFVHADNCVVPEGWHQAAVRLTMEATENNHDQIILLYKRASRCGYLPSINNLGLHLAQQGRYKEAYRHLERAASGGYRLAQFNLLLMHFDGTAPDCNVIASFKLLEQLAFAKFAPAQYKLAELYLTGCFVRKNDRLAYKYFSLAAEQGYMAARLALVQMQLDTDGLFYDESRAFGDCVKLAMKADADAEAQFLMAQLFFFGRGTRRDFDAALFWCTVAANNGLEAARTWLIRNYESARN, via the coding sequence ATGCAATATCGCTATGTAAATGGAGAGCATGAGTTGATGATGAGAACTTTAGCAATCACGGCTTGCCCAGTTCCAGAACTTCGAGCTGGAGCCGATTTTCTTTTGTCTGTAATGTACCAGACTGGGTATCTGGTACCGAGAAACATCCATAGAGCCTGGGGACTTTGTAGACGAGCAGCGACAAAGGGATATATCCAGGCTCAGATGACACTTAAAACCATAGTTGAACGTTCGGATAGCTCTAATCCATTCTTTCAGTCATCGCTTGATTGGTTTGTGCATGCCGATAACTGCGTAGTTCCGGAAGGCTGGCATCAGGCGGCTGTTCGGTTGACAATGGAAGCGACCGAGAACAACCACGACCAAATTATTCTGCTCTACAAGCGGGCATCAAGGTGCGGCTATTTGCCGTCTATAAATAACCTGGGCTTGCATTTGGCTCAACAGGGGCGGTATAAGGAAGCATACAGACACCTGGAACGTGCTGCTTCTGGTGGTTATCGGCTTGCTCAGTTTAATTTGCTGCTCATGCATTTTGATGGAACAGCACCAGATTGTAATGTCATTGCCAGTTTTAAGCTGCTGGAACAGCTTGCATTTGCAAAATTTGCTCCCGCGCAATACAAGCTCGCTGAGCTGTATTTGACAGGTTGTTTTGTGCGCAAGAATGATCGCCTGGCGTACAAGTATTTTTCTCTTGCCGCCGAACAGGGGTATATGGCAGCGCGTCTGGCTCTGGTGCAGATGCAACTGGATACTGACGGTCTGTTTTACGATGAGTCTCGAGCATTTGGTGATTGTGTGAAATTGGCCATGAAAGCAGATGCAGATGCGGAAGCCCAGTTTCTCATGGCTCAGCTTTTCTTCTTTGGACGCGGAACCAGGCGCGACTTCGATGCGGCACTCTTCTGGTGTACGGTGGCGGCTAATAATGGTCTGGAGGCTGCGCGTACGTGGTTGATCCGTAATTATGAGTCGGCTAGAAATTGA
- a CDS encoding FAD-dependent oxidoreductase: MTISVGIAGAGLLGRTLAFELIKRGCRVTLFDRDTVAGQRSCAYTGAGMLAPYCELPVSSELVFRLGKHAVRQWSAIVDSLSSPVFMQESGTLVIAHSGDEVLLEQFILKLNRKLLLDAQQESLSHDSESRCSNGGCDSEPVVRMTSDQLMELEPSLGTRFESGYFARGEGQIDNRELLGALEEYLRESDCRWMQNVEVLSTEGTGCITVKESALANDSRAYHFDFVVDCRGMGAKLQYRNLRGVRGEIIVVSTPEVLLYRPVRVLHPRYSIYVVPRANHQFLIGATSIECEDYSEITVLSTLELLTAAFSLNPSFANARILETRVNCRPALPANSPSIRVTGRLLEVNGLYRHGFLITPSIVSSVIGFFEGRSCDSGLEELFDTRSVIAPSQIDQLEYLCN, encoded by the coding sequence ATGACGATTTCAGTTGGTATAGCCGGTGCTGGTTTACTGGGTCGAACTCTTGCCTTTGAACTGATTAAAAGGGGCTGCAGAGTTACACTTTTCGACCGAGATACTGTTGCCGGTCAGCGAAGTTGTGCCTATACAGGTGCAGGCATGCTTGCACCCTATTGCGAACTTCCTGTTAGCAGCGAACTGGTTTTTCGCCTCGGTAAGCATGCAGTCAGGCAGTGGTCCGCTATTGTCGATTCGCTATCCAGTCCCGTGTTTATGCAAGAGTCCGGCACACTTGTCATTGCGCACAGCGGTGACGAAGTTCTGCTAGAGCAGTTTATTTTGAAGTTGAATCGTAAATTGCTTCTCGATGCTCAACAAGAATCGCTGTCACACGATAGCGAGAGCCGCTGTAGTAATGGTGGGTGTGATAGCGAACCTGTAGTGCGCATGACTTCTGACCAGCTGATGGAACTGGAGCCTTCGTTAGGAACCCGATTCGAGAGCGGATATTTTGCTAGAGGCGAAGGCCAGATTGATAATCGAGAACTGCTTGGAGCACTTGAAGAATATTTGCGAGAAAGTGATTGTCGCTGGATGCAAAACGTAGAAGTGCTCTCCACTGAAGGAACTGGTTGTATTACCGTTAAAGAGTCTGCCCTCGCGAATGACTCCCGAGCCTACCATTTTGATTTTGTTGTTGATTGCCGGGGGATGGGTGCTAAATTGCAGTATCGGAATCTACGCGGCGTTAGAGGCGAGATCATAGTCGTCAGCACGCCGGAAGTGTTGCTCTATCGCCCCGTTCGCGTTTTGCATCCACGATATTCTATTTATGTTGTTCCAAGAGCCAATCATCAATTCTTGATTGGTGCTACTTCAATTGAGTGTGAAGATTATTCGGAAATTACAGTTCTATCGACCCTGGAACTGTTGACTGCTGCGTTCAGTCTGAACCCCTCTTTCGCGAATGCGCGCATCCTGGAGACGCGTGTCAATTGTCGACCAGCCTTGCCTGCCAATTCACCGTCTATTCGTGTTACGGGTCGGCTTCTTGAGGTTAACGGTTTGTATCGACACGGATTCTTAATCACTCCCTCTATAGTCTCTTCAGTTATTGGATTTTTTGAGGGACGCTCATGCGATTCCGGTTTAGAAGAACTGTTCGATACACGAAGCGTAATAGCACCCTCTCAAATTGACCAACTGGAGTACTTGTGCAACTGA
- a CDS encoding response regulator transcription factor — MTKILIVEDDADLGATLGRWMKLENYVFDLKDNGQDALQDLRFNNYDAIVLDLRLPDISGLEVLRTFRSRGGKTPVLILTGKNMIDEKTAGLDAGADDYLTKPFDGRELMARLRALLRRPAGFAGDVLVAGDIELDRKSHVVKCGGNEISLLPKEFDLLEFFMRHPNQVFNTESLLERVWPSTSETSPEVVRTHMNRLRKKLTAQGQREWFETVHGVGYKLKV; from the coding sequence ATGACAAAAATTCTGATAGTCGAAGACGACGCCGATCTTGGAGCCACTCTTGGACGATGGATGAAGTTGGAAAATTATGTCTTCGATCTTAAAGATAACGGGCAGGATGCTCTTCAAGATCTTCGCTTCAACAACTACGATGCGATTGTTTTAGATCTGCGATTGCCCGACATAAGCGGTCTGGAAGTACTGAGGACTTTTCGAAGTCGTGGCGGAAAAACGCCTGTGTTGATTCTCACCGGCAAAAATATGATCGATGAGAAAACAGCCGGTCTCGATGCGGGTGCAGATGACTACTTAACGAAGCCATTTGATGGACGAGAGCTGATGGCGAGACTTCGCGCATTGTTGCGGCGCCCGGCAGGCTTTGCTGGCGATGTACTGGTCGCGGGTGATATTGAGTTGGATCGAAAAAGCCATGTCGTGAAATGTGGCGGCAATGAAATTTCCCTCTTGCCTAAGGAATTTGATCTGCTCGAATTTTTTATGCGGCATCCAAATCAAGTTTTCAACACGGAATCCCTGTTGGAGCGAGTGTGGCCCTCGACTTCAGAAACATCGCCTGAAGTCGTTCGAACTCATATGAATAGACTTCGAAAAAAGCTTACTGCTCAAGGTCAGAGAGAATGGTTCGAGACTGTTCATGGAGTTGGTTACAAGCTCAAAGTTTGA
- a CDS encoding HAMP domain-containing histidine kinase, with protein MEVHSSPTYQDFSVPQNPIDFRVPNLSPSLRDTLVDASHELKTPLSSIRNSLTLLKIGAAGPIPKDAQEVLDVVERSTIRLIGLVEELLSVQRIALKLEALAVGKLTTTAAEMLAGEARAANIDIQLPQSQALVYGDAKRLLQVLVNLLSNAIKFSPPGSTIRVHTRDEVQYVTILVSDQGVGLCDGDQDRIFNRYHQGTYKNDQGSGLGLAISKQIADDHNAQIGAYNNMGESGATFWIRLNRIPPA; from the coding sequence ATGGAAGTCCATTCCAGCCCGACTTACCAGGATTTTTCTGTTCCACAAAATCCGATTGATTTCCGCGTTCCAAATCTGTCGCCCTCGCTCAGAGACACACTGGTAGATGCGAGCCACGAACTAAAGACACCACTTTCATCCATTCGCAACTCACTCACTCTATTAAAAATCGGGGCTGCCGGTCCTATTCCAAAAGATGCTCAAGAAGTACTGGATGTGGTCGAGCGGAGCACCATCAGATTGATCGGTTTAGTGGAAGAACTTCTCAGCGTGCAGAGAATAGCACTCAAACTTGAGGCACTTGCGGTGGGCAAACTAACAACTACGGCAGCGGAAATGCTGGCTGGCGAAGCTCGAGCAGCTAACATCGATATTCAATTGCCGCAATCACAAGCTTTGGTCTATGGTGATGCAAAACGACTTCTTCAAGTACTCGTAAACCTGCTATCTAACGCAATCAAATTCTCACCTCCGGGTAGCACAATCAGGGTTCATACCCGGGACGAAGTCCAATACGTAACAATACTGGTATCAGATCAAGGGGTCGGACTTTGCGACGGCGATCAAGATAGAATCTTCAATCGCTATCATCAAGGGACCTATAAGAATGACCAGGGAAGTGGACTAGGGCTGGCAATTTCAAAGCAGATTGCCGATGACCACAACGCGCAAATCGGTGCCTATAACAATATGGGTGAAAGCGGAGCAACATTCTGGATTCGCCTCAATCGAATCCCCCCTGCGTGA
- the thiD gene encoding bifunctional hydroxymethylpyrimidine kinase/phosphomethylpyrimidine kinase — protein MSSVPIAWTIAGSDSCAGAGIQADIKTMQSFSVYCASVVTSVTAQNTQKVMEVSHLSAALVGAQLNALQSDMIPSAVKIGMVGSAEVAEKLVQLLGGANYPIIYDPVMVATSGDVLLDDDALDIVLNRLVPLADLVTPNWAEAHVLAGLSHSVPCDLEGEELDQYIESLARAILSRGARSVLVKGGHLTGEYVQDFWTDGRAKAWLSSPRQVVKNTHGTGCTLSSALAASLANGLDILDAVVMAKAYVNQALRLAPAIGCGKGPLAHLDLMFREQDLPWLTLSAGEGRKRPDFARDSSLGFYPIVPDSAWVEKVAAAGAKTVQLRIKNQSESFVEQEIARAIEIARRYCCNLYINDFWQLALKYQAYGVHLGQEDLEDADVNAIAASGLKLGVSTHCYQEVARALSVRPSYIAIGPVFPTTTKEMKFAPQGLSGLSKWATMLNYPLVAIGGITLGVAASALDSGANGIAVVRDILDNADPSLRVVQWMQSFSNWHQNRKVS, from the coding sequence ATGAGTTCAGTTCCCATTGCCTGGACAATCGCAGGTTCAGATAGTTGTGCTGGAGCCGGCATTCAAGCCGATATCAAAACAATGCAGAGCTTTTCTGTCTATTGTGCTTCTGTAGTGACTTCAGTCACCGCACAGAACACGCAAAAGGTTATGGAGGTTTCGCATCTATCCGCCGCTCTTGTCGGCGCACAGCTTAATGCTCTGCAGTCCGATATGATACCGTCTGCAGTGAAAATTGGAATGGTAGGATCTGCCGAAGTTGCGGAGAAGCTTGTGCAACTTTTGGGAGGCGCAAATTACCCGATCATTTATGATCCGGTAATGGTTGCCACTAGTGGCGATGTGCTTTTGGACGATGATGCATTAGACATTGTGTTAAACAGACTGGTACCTCTCGCCGATCTTGTCACGCCAAATTGGGCTGAAGCTCATGTTCTAGCCGGATTGTCCCACAGCGTGCCTTGCGATCTTGAAGGTGAGGAGCTTGATCAATATATTGAGTCGTTGGCGCGCGCAATTTTGTCTCGAGGGGCTCGGTCCGTTTTAGTAAAAGGCGGCCATCTGACAGGTGAATATGTGCAGGATTTTTGGACAGATGGTAGAGCAAAGGCCTGGCTCTCCAGTCCGCGTCAGGTCGTAAAGAATACCCATGGTACGGGCTGCACCTTATCCTCGGCACTCGCGGCCTCGCTAGCCAATGGACTGGATATCTTAGATGCGGTCGTAATGGCAAAAGCTTATGTCAACCAAGCCCTCCGCCTTGCGCCTGCAATTGGATGCGGGAAAGGTCCATTGGCTCATCTGGACCTTATGTTTCGGGAGCAGGATCTTCCCTGGCTGACTCTATCGGCAGGTGAAGGACGTAAACGTCCCGATTTTGCGCGTGATTCTTCGCTGGGATTTTATCCGATTGTTCCGGATTCAGCCTGGGTCGAAAAAGTGGCAGCTGCCGGTGCTAAAACAGTGCAGTTGCGCATCAAAAATCAATCCGAATCATTCGTTGAGCAAGAAATTGCTCGTGCAATTGAGATTGCTCGACGCTATTGCTGCAATTTGTACATAAATGATTTTTGGCAGTTGGCTCTAAAGTATCAAGCTTATGGTGTGCATCTGGGCCAAGAGGATCTGGAAGACGCCGATGTAAACGCTATCGCTGCTTCGGGTCTGAAACTTGGTGTCAGTACTCATTGCTATCAGGAAGTGGCAAGAGCGTTATCGGTGCGACCTTCATATATTGCAATCGGTCCCGTATTTCCTACAACCACAAAGGAAATGAAATTTGCGCCGCAGGGCTTAAGTGGATTATCAAAGTGGGCAACAATGTTGAATTATCCACTCGTCGCTATCGGTGGTATTACACTAGGTGTCGCTGCGTCCGCGTTAGATTCTGGTGCAAACGGAATTGCTGTTGTTCGTGACATTTTGGATAATGCGGATCCTTCTTTGAGAGTCGTCCAGTGGATGCAATCTTTTAGCAATTGGCATCAAAACCGCAAAGTGAGCTAG